Proteins encoded by one window of Streptococcus sanguinis:
- a CDS encoding sucrose-specific PTS transporter subunit IIBC encodes MDNTEIAKKVIEALGGRENVNSVAHCATRLRVMVKDEGKIDKNTVENLEKVQGAFFNSGQYQIIFGTGTVNKIYDEVVALGLPTSSKDDMKAEAAKQGNWFQRAIRTFGDVFVPILPAIVATGLFMGVRGAIAQDQVLALFGTTADAFKATDFYTYTVVLTDTAFAFFPALICWSAFRVFGGNPIIGLVLGLMMVNSALPNAWEVAGQATKFAVDPSKDILDKIANMDVLGSLKFTSEVTATKVHPIYFFGFIPVVGYQNSVLPAFFVGLFGAKFEKWLHKKIPDVLDLLLVPFLTFLVMSILGLFVIGPVFHIVESYVLNGTEFLLSLPFGLAGLIIGAVHQLIVVTGVHHIFNLLESQLVSQTGKDPFNAIITAAMTAQAGATLAVAVKTKSKKLKALAFPAALSAGLGITEPAIFGVNLRFVKPFVIGLGAGAVGGWLASIMGLAGTSFGITIIPGTLLYLNGQLLQYIFMVVLTTGLSFVLTYMFGYKDEETVEEKAETEKLAEEETTGNVPASLQDETIISPIVGQAVALSDVDDPVFSSGAMGRGIAIKPSEGVVYAPADAEVTIAFATGHAYGLKTTNGAEILIHVGIDTVSMGGEGFDQKVAQGDKVKAGDVLGTFEAEKIAAAGLDDTTMVIVTNTADYASVTPVAEGALAKGDAIIEVKA; translated from the coding sequence ATGGATAATACTGAAATTGCAAAAAAAGTCATCGAAGCCCTTGGCGGACGTGAGAATGTCAACAGTGTGGCTCACTGTGCGACTCGCTTGCGCGTGATGGTTAAAGATGAAGGTAAAATCGACAAAAATACTGTCGAAAATCTGGAAAAAGTTCAGGGTGCCTTCTTTAACTCAGGCCAGTACCAGATTATCTTTGGTACCGGTACGGTTAATAAAATCTATGACGAAGTTGTAGCCTTAGGATTGCCAACTTCATCAAAAGATGACATGAAAGCAGAAGCTGCTAAGCAAGGGAATTGGTTCCAACGCGCCATCCGTACATTTGGTGATGTATTTGTACCAATTCTTCCAGCTATTGTTGCGACAGGACTTTTCATGGGAGTTCGTGGAGCAATTGCTCAGGATCAAGTTTTAGCTTTGTTTGGTACTACTGCGGATGCTTTCAAAGCAACTGACTTCTATACTTATACAGTAGTCTTAACTGATACTGCCTTTGCTTTCTTCCCTGCTTTGATTTGCTGGTCGGCTTTTAGAGTTTTTGGCGGAAACCCAATCATTGGTTTGGTTCTTGGTCTAATGATGGTTAACTCAGCACTTCCAAATGCTTGGGAGGTAGCTGGTCAGGCTACTAAATTTGCTGTTGATCCTTCTAAGGACATTTTAGACAAAATTGCTAATATGGATGTTCTAGGAAGTTTGAAATTTACCAGCGAAGTTACAGCAACAAAAGTTCACCCAATTTACTTCTTTGGTTTTATTCCAGTAGTTGGCTACCAAAACTCTGTGCTTCCAGCCTTCTTTGTAGGTTTGTTTGGTGCAAAATTTGAAAAATGGCTGCACAAGAAAATTCCAGATGTTTTGGATCTTCTTCTTGTTCCATTCCTTACTTTCCTTGTCATGTCTATTCTGGGACTCTTTGTGATTGGTCCAGTTTTCCACATTGTAGAGTCATATGTTTTAAATGGAACAGAGTTCCTTCTTAGCCTTCCGTTTGGTCTTGCTGGATTGATTATCGGTGCTGTGCATCAGCTGATTGTCGTAACTGGTGTTCATCACATCTTCAACTTACTAGAATCTCAGTTGGTATCTCAAACTGGGAAAGATCCATTTAATGCGATTATCACTGCTGCTATGACAGCTCAAGCTGGTGCGACTTTGGCTGTAGCTGTGAAGACAAAATCTAAAAAACTCAAGGCTCTTGCCTTCCCAGCAGCACTTTCTGCAGGATTGGGTATTACTGAGCCAGCTATCTTCGGGGTTAACTTGCGCTTTGTTAAACCTTTTGTAATTGGACTGGGTGCTGGTGCCGTTGGTGGTTGGTTAGCTTCTATTATGGGGCTTGCAGGTACAAGTTTCGGTATCACAATTATTCCAGGTACTCTCCTTTACCTGAATGGTCAATTGTTGCAATATATCTTTATGGTTGTTTTGACAACTGGTTTGAGTTTTGTTCTGACTTATATGTTTGGTTACAAAGACGAAGAAACTGTTGAAGAAAAAGCTGAAACTGAAAAACTGGCCGAAGAAGAAACAACTGGTAATGTGCCAGCTTCCCTCCAAGACGAAACAATTATTTCTCCAATTGTTGGTCAGGCAGTAGCTTTGAGCGATGTTGATGATCCTGTTTTCTCTAGCGGAGCGATGGGACGAGGAATTGCTATCAAGCCTAGCGAAGGTGTGGTTTATGCTCCGGCTGATGCTGAAGTGACGATTGCATTCGCGACTGGCCATGCTTATGGTTTGAAGACAACTAATGGTGCTGAAATTCTGATTCACGTCGGAATCGACACAGTATCTATGGGCGGCGAAGGCTTTGACCAAAAGGTTGCTCAAGGTGACAAGGTCAAAGCTGGCGATGTTCTGGGAACATTTGAAGCTGAGAAAATTGCAGCCGCTGGTCTGGATGATACGACTATGGTCATCGTTACCAACACAGCTGACTACGCTTCTGTGACTCCAGTAGCGGAAGGAGCTCTTGCTAAAGGCGACGCAATTATCGAAGTGAAAGCCTAA
- a CDS encoding sucrose-6-phosphate hydrolase, with the protein MAWTTEKRYKRYEDWTQEELQHIKDNIAKSPWRANYHVEPQTGLLNDPNGFSYFDGKWVVFYQNFPFGAAHGLKCWVQMESDDLVHFTETGLRVLPDTALDSHGAYSGSAMQFDDKLFLFYTGNVRDENWVRHPYQIGALLDKSGNLKKIDKVLIEQPTEATDHFRDPQIFNYKGQFYAIVGGQNLDKQGYVKLYKAVDNDYTNWEVVGNLDFANDKTAYMMECPNLVFINDQPVLLYCPQGLSKDVQDYGNIYPNMYKIGQSFDTNKVAMIDPSPIQNLDYGFDCYATQAFNAPDGRALAVSWLGLPDVEYPSDRFDHQGAFSLVKELSLKDGKLYQYPVPAIKNLRAEEQPFAALAESKNSYELDLNLTADTEHEIVLFADKDGKGLRINFDLKAGKVIVDRSQAGEPFALDFGTSRSCDIDKEATSATIFIDKSIFEIFINKGEKVFSGRVFPREDQTGIAITKGNPTGTYYELDYGRKAN; encoded by the coding sequence TTGGCTTGGACGACTGAAAAACGCTACAAACGCTATGAAGACTGGACTCAGGAAGAGCTACAGCACATCAAAGACAATATCGCTAAATCTCCTTGGCGGGCTAATTACCATGTAGAGCCTCAAACAGGTCTGCTCAATGACCCCAATGGCTTTTCTTATTTTGACGGCAAGTGGGTGGTTTTCTACCAAAACTTTCCTTTCGGAGCAGCTCACGGTCTCAAGTGCTGGGTCCAGATGGAAAGTGACGACCTAGTTCACTTCACGGAAACTGGTCTTCGAGTGCTGCCAGATACTGCTCTAGACAGCCACGGCGCCTATTCTGGCTCTGCCATGCAGTTTGATGACAAGCTCTTTCTCTTCTATACTGGCAATGTTCGTGATGAAAACTGGGTGCGTCATCCTTATCAAATCGGTGCCTTGTTAGATAAATCAGGCAATCTCAAAAAAATTGACAAGGTCTTGATTGAGCAGCCTACTGAAGCGACCGACCACTTCCGCGATCCGCAGATTTTCAACTACAAAGGGCAATTCTATGCTATTGTCGGCGGACAAAACCTAGATAAGCAAGGCTATGTCAAGCTTTACAAGGCTGTTGATAACGACTATACCAACTGGGAAGTCGTCGGCAATTTGGACTTCGCCAACGACAAGACAGCCTATATGATGGAGTGTCCTAATCTAGTCTTTATCAACGACCAACCAGTCCTGCTCTATTGCCCTCAAGGTTTGTCTAAGGATGTACAGGATTATGGCAATATTTATCCAAACATGTATAAAATAGGTCAATCGTTTGACACAAACAAAGTTGCTATGATTGATCCTAGCCCTATCCAAAATCTGGACTACGGCTTCGACTGCTACGCGACCCAAGCTTTTAACGCACCTGACGGTCGTGCACTCGCTGTCAGCTGGCTAGGCTTGCCTGATGTAGAATACCCATCTGACCGCTTCGACCATCAAGGGGCCTTCTCTCTCGTCAAGGAATTAAGTCTAAAAGATGGCAAGCTCTACCAGTACCCAGTGCCTGCTATCAAGAATTTGCGAGCAGAGGAACAGCCTTTCGCTGCTTTGGCAGAAAGCAAGAACAGCTACGAACTAGATCTGAATCTCACTGCAGACACCGAGCATGAAATCGTCCTCTTTGCAGACAAGGATGGCAAGGGACTACGCATCAACTTCGACCTCAAGGCAGGGAAAGTGATCGTTGACCGCAGTCAGGCAGGTGAGCCATTTGCTCTAGACTTTGGAACCAGCCGAAGCTGTGATATTGACAAAGAAGCCACAAGTGCTACTATCTTCATCGATAAATCAATTTTTGAAATTTTCATCAATAAAGGAGAGAAAGTATTTTCCGGCCGCGTCTTCCCGAGAGAAGACCAGACAGGTATTGCTATTACCAAGGGCAATCCAACCGGTACTTACTATGAATTAGATTATGGTCGCAAAGCTAACTGA
- a CDS encoding LacI family DNA-binding transcriptional regulator: MVAKLTDVAKLAGVSPTTVSRVINRKGYLSDKTISKVEAAMRELAYKPNNLARSLQGKSAKLIGLIFPNISNVFYAELIDKLEHELFKQGYKTIICNSEHDSDKEREYLEMLEANQVDGIISGSHNLGIEDYNRVTAPIIAFDRNLSPDIPVVSSDNYGGGVLAAQTLVKAGAQNIIMITGNDNSNSPTGLRHAGFASVLPDAPIINVSSDFSPVRKEMEIKQILSQTKPNAIFASDDLTAILIMKVAQELDIQIPKDLKIIGYDGTYFVENYYPQLATIKQPLKDIARLSVDLLLKKIAGQEVQTTGYFLPVSLLPGKSV, encoded by the coding sequence ATGGTCGCAAAGCTAACTGACGTAGCAAAACTTGCAGGAGTAAGCCCCACAACTGTTTCCCGCGTCATCAACAGAAAAGGCTACTTGTCCGACAAAACGATTTCCAAGGTTGAGGCAGCCATGCGAGAGTTGGCCTACAAGCCCAACAATCTGGCGCGCAGCCTCCAAGGAAAATCAGCCAAGCTAATTGGACTCATTTTCCCTAATATCAGCAATGTCTTTTATGCAGAATTGATTGACAAGCTGGAGCATGAGCTCTTTAAACAGGGCTATAAAACCATCATCTGCAATAGTGAGCATGACTCTGATAAGGAACGCGAATACCTTGAGATGCTGGAAGCCAATCAGGTGGACGGCATCATATCTGGCAGCCACAATCTAGGCATCGAGGACTACAATCGCGTGACCGCGCCTATCATTGCCTTTGACCGCAATCTCTCGCCGGATATCCCAGTTGTTTCCTCAGACAACTATGGTGGCGGAGTGCTAGCGGCTCAGACCTTGGTCAAGGCTGGAGCTCAAAACATCATCATGATTACTGGTAATGACAATTCCAACTCACCAACCGGCCTGCGCCATGCTGGCTTTGCTTCCGTCCTGCCAGACGCACCGATTATCAATGTATCCAGTGATTTTTCACCCGTCCGAAAGGAAATGGAAATCAAGCAAATCCTGAGTCAAACTAAGCCCAATGCTATTTTTGCTTCAGATGATTTGACAGCCATCTTAATTATGAAAGTCGCTCAGGAGCTAGACATCCAGATTCCCAAAGATTTGAAAATCATCGGCTACGACGGCACCTACTTTGTAGAGAACTACTACCCACAGCTAGCAACGATCAAACAGCCACTGAAAGATATCGCCCGTCTCTCTGTAGACCTACTCCTCAAAAAAATTGCCGGCCAAGAAGTCCAAACAACTGGCTATTTCCTGCCAGTCAGCCTCTTGCCCGGTAAGAGTGTTTAA
- a CDS encoding pullulanase — MKNNDHLQSRMGEKRHYFGIRRLKVGVASVVIASGFLLGNAQLVRADETSTATSPATEAVSDINAAAQPKSADEEKTGEAGSSGAGATEQAAPTGVLADQAPASAVSEAAGQEAANPIEKDKQEPVSQPQASAKDAIEEGNIRFHFKTLPSQNLDSLGLWTWDDVETPSSQKGAWPTGATSFATAKEDDYGYYLDVKMAEKRSKISLLINNTAGQNITGDKTVELLSPQMNEVWFDTDYQPHTYEPLKKGMVRINYYRTDGQYDKKSLWLWGDVQNPSKNWPDGVDFENTGKYGRYVDVPLKDAAKMIGFLLLDESKSGDDVKIQNQDYNFTDLEKNSQIFLRDTDPTVYTNPYFVNDIRMTAAQHIGLTEIEASFSTLENAKKEDILKNLRITDKDGNEVVVKDVVLDPKTKSAKFIGDFNQAQSPYLIKYGNDQFKTSMNWQLKDSLYKYDGDLGARVSQAGKQVDLTFWSPSADQVDLVVYDKEDRNKVVGRIAMQKGESGTWTSRLTPESGLGISDYRGYFYHYEITRGGKKVLVLDPYAKSLAAWNSEDADKGDAYKIAKAAFVDPSEYGPKDLTYATIPNFKKREDALIYEAHVRDFTSDPAISKDLKSQFGTFSAFIEKLDYLKDLGVTHVQLLPVLSYYFVNELKNAERMDKYASSNSNYNWGYDPQNYFSLTGMYSSAPTDPAKRIEEFKNLVNEIHKRGMGVIMDVVYNHTAKTSIFEDLEPNYYHFMDADGTPRSSFGGGRLGTTHYMSRRVLVDSIKYLTEQYKVDGFRFDMMGDHDAESIQKAFEEAKKLNPNLIMLGEGWKTYTGDENKAVQPADQSWMKSTDTVAVFSDDIRNTLKSGYPNEGTPAFITGGKRSVDNVFKNIKAQPTNFEADSPGDVIQYIAAHDNLTLFDIIAQSIKKDPAVAANNQEIHRRLRLGNLMILTSQGTPFIHSGQEYGRTKQFRDPAYKYPVSEDKVPNKAHLLTNEDGTPFDYPYFIHDSYDSSDAVNHFDWTKATDSEKFPENAKSRTYMKGLIALRKSTDAFTRSSKDEVEQNVTLITQPGKDGVEKEDLVLGYQVVASNGDIYAIFVNADTKERQFNFGEAYKHLAGAEVVADGNTAGVTAISDLAGVTRNGNGLALAPLTATILRLRKVNPAQEEKSQAPVAQEEQLSASSVANAQPPALSLDGQKTQASEVKEVASQTEKALPKTGTSTSLLALLGGFLAFLAGLLTFRKKE, encoded by the coding sequence ATGAAAAATAACGATCACCTACAGTCTCGGATGGGCGAAAAGCGTCATTATTTTGGCATCCGTCGTTTAAAAGTAGGAGTAGCATCTGTTGTCATTGCCTCAGGTTTCCTACTGGGAAATGCCCAATTAGTCCGAGCGGATGAGACGAGCACAGCTACCAGCCCAGCAACAGAAGCAGTCTCTGATATAAATGCGGCAGCCCAACCTAAGTCAGCAGATGAAGAAAAAACTGGAGAGGCAGGTAGTTCAGGAGCGGGAGCCACAGAGCAGGCTGCTCCAACTGGTGTGCTAGCAGATCAAGCTCCAGCTAGTGCAGTTTCAGAAGCAGCTGGTCAAGAAGCTGCAAATCCAATTGAAAAAGACAAGCAAGAACCAGTTAGTCAGCCGCAGGCTTCGGCGAAAGACGCTATCGAAGAGGGCAATATTCGCTTTCATTTCAAAACCCTGCCTTCACAAAATCTAGACAGCTTGGGCCTGTGGACTTGGGATGATGTTGAGACGCCTTCTAGCCAAAAGGGAGCTTGGCCGACCGGAGCGACTAGCTTTGCGACTGCTAAAGAAGATGACTACGGCTATTATCTTGATGTCAAGATGGCTGAGAAAAGAAGCAAGATCAGCCTTCTCATCAATAATACAGCAGGGCAAAATATTACAGGTGACAAGACAGTTGAGCTCCTCAGTCCTCAGATGAATGAGGTTTGGTTTGACACAGACTATCAACCTCATACTTACGAGCCTTTGAAAAAAGGGATGGTTCGAATCAACTACTATCGTACGGATGGCCAGTATGATAAGAAGTCGCTCTGGCTCTGGGGAGATGTCCAAAACCCGAGCAAGAATTGGCCTGACGGAGTGGATTTTGAAAATACTGGGAAATATGGTCGCTATGTAGATGTTCCCTTGAAAGATGCTGCTAAGATGATTGGCTTTTTGCTTTTAGACGAAAGCAAATCAGGAGATGATGTGAAGATTCAGAATCAGGATTATAATTTCACGGATTTGGAGAAAAACAGTCAAATTTTCTTGCGTGATACAGATCCGACAGTTTATACCAACCCTTACTTTGTCAATGATATTCGTATGACGGCAGCCCAGCATATTGGCTTGACCGAGATTGAGGCCAGCTTTTCTACCTTAGAAAATGCCAAAAAAGAGGATATTTTAAAGAACTTAAGGATTACGGACAAAGATGGCAATGAAGTCGTTGTTAAAGATGTGGTTCTGGATCCTAAGACCAAAAGTGCCAAATTCATTGGTGATTTTAACCAAGCTCAGTCACCTTATCTTATCAAATACGGTAATGATCAATTCAAAACCAGCATGAACTGGCAACTGAAGGACAGCCTTTACAAGTATGATGGTGATTTGGGAGCACGTGTTTCTCAAGCGGGCAAACAAGTGGATCTAACCTTCTGGTCACCAAGTGCGGACCAAGTTGATTTGGTGGTCTATGACAAAGAAGATCGGAATAAGGTTGTTGGACGCATAGCTATGCAGAAAGGTGAGTCTGGCACATGGACGAGCAGGTTGACGCCTGAGAGCGGTCTGGGGATTTCAGACTATCGAGGGTATTTCTATCATTATGAAATTACTCGCGGTGGTAAAAAAGTTCTTGTACTGGATCCCTATGCCAAGTCTTTAGCGGCTTGGAACAGTGAAGATGCGGATAAGGGGGATGCCTACAAGATTGCCAAGGCAGCCTTTGTAGATCCAAGTGAATACGGACCGAAAGACCTGACCTATGCTACTATTCCGAACTTCAAGAAGCGGGAAGATGCCTTGATTTATGAGGCACACGTTCGTGATTTCACCTCTGATCCAGCTATCTCAAAGGATTTGAAATCTCAATTTGGAACCTTCTCAGCTTTCATTGAGAAATTGGATTATTTGAAAGACTTGGGAGTGACCCACGTTCAGCTCTTGCCAGTTCTAAGTTATTACTTTGTAAATGAGTTGAAAAATGCTGAGCGCATGGACAAGTACGCTTCCAGCAACAGCAACTATAACTGGGGCTATGATCCGCAAAACTACTTCTCGCTGACAGGTATGTACTCCAGCGCGCCGACAGATCCAGCCAAGCGTATTGAGGAATTTAAAAACCTTGTCAACGAAATTCATAAGCGTGGCATGGGCGTTATCATGGATGTGGTCTATAATCATACGGCTAAGACCTCTATCTTTGAGGATTTGGAGCCCAATTACTACCACTTTATGGATGCGGATGGTACACCGAGATCCAGCTTTGGCGGCGGCCGCTTGGGTACTACTCACTATATGAGCAGACGGGTCTTGGTTGATTCGATCAAGTACCTGACAGAGCAGTACAAGGTAGATGGCTTCCGCTTTGATATGATGGGGGACCACGATGCTGAGTCCATCCAAAAAGCCTTTGAAGAAGCCAAGAAGCTGAATCCAAATCTCATTATGCTGGGTGAGGGCTGGAAGACCTATACAGGTGATGAAAATAAAGCTGTCCAGCCTGCTGACCAATCTTGGATGAAGTCAACAGACACGGTAGCGGTCTTCTCAGATGATATTCGCAATACCTTGAAATCAGGTTATCCAAATGAGGGGACACCAGCCTTCATCACTGGTGGCAAACGCAGTGTGGATAATGTCTTCAAAAACATCAAGGCGCAGCCAACCAATTTTGAGGCGGATAGCCCAGGGGATGTGATCCAATACATCGCAGCCCATGATAATCTGACGCTCTTTGATATCATTGCCCAGTCGATCAAGAAAGATCCGGCAGTGGCTGCCAATAATCAAGAGATTCATCGCCGCCTGCGTCTGGGAAATCTGATGATTCTGACTTCGCAAGGAACACCATTTATCCACTCTGGTCAAGAGTACGGTCGGACCAAGCAATTCCGCGATCCTGCCTATAAATATCCTGTCTCAGAAGACAAGGTTCCAAACAAAGCGCATTTGTTGACCAATGAGGATGGCACGCCGTTTGACTATCCGTATTTCATTCATGATTCTTATGATTCGAGCGACGCGGTCAATCATTTTGACTGGACCAAGGCGACTGATTCAGAGAAGTTCCCTGAAAATGCCAAGAGTCGGACCTATATGAAAGGCTTGATTGCCTTGCGGAAATCAACGGATGCCTTTACCCGCAGTTCCAAAGATGAAGTGGAGCAAAATGTGACCCTCATCACCCAGCCTGGCAAGGATGGTGTTGAGAAAGAAGACCTCGTGCTCGGTTACCAAGTGGTTGCGTCGAATGGCGATATTTATGCTATCTTTGTCAATGCAGACACCAAGGAACGACAATTCAACTTTGGTGAAGCCTACAAGCATCTGGCAGGTGCAGAAGTTGTGGCAGATGGCAATACCGCAGGAGTGACAGCCATTTCTGATCTTGCAGGTGTCACCAGAAACGGCAATGGTTTAGCCTTAGCTCCGCTGACAGCGACTATTTTGCGACTTCGAAAAGTGAACCCAGCTCAGGAAGAAAAATCCCAAGCTCCAGTAGCTCAAGAAGAGCAGCTGTCTGCATCTTCTGTAGCCAACGCTCAGCCTCCGGCTTTATCCTTGGATGGGCAAAAAACTCAGGCTTCAGAAGTAAAAGAAGTGGCTAGCCAAACAGAAAAAGCCTTGCCAAAAACTGGAACAAGTACTTCCCTGCTGGCACTTTTAGGTGGCTTCCTTGCTTTCTTGGCCGGTCTGTTAACCTTTAGAAAGAAAGAGTAG
- the nusB gene encoding transcription antitermination factor NusB: protein MTDILLESRRGLRQRAFQALMSLEYEGELVEACRFAYSYDKDEEADKAAEADIPAFLLNLVSGVVQSKDDLDKKIAQHLKKGWTVDRLTLVEKNILRLGIFEITEFDTPQLVAVNEAIELSKQFSDEKSSKFINGILSQFIVE from the coding sequence ATGACTGATATACTGTTGGAATCCAGAAGAGGTCTGCGCCAGCGGGCTTTTCAGGCCCTGATGAGCCTAGAGTATGAAGGGGAACTTGTAGAAGCTTGTCGCTTTGCTTATTCTTATGATAAGGACGAAGAGGCAGACAAAGCGGCGGAAGCTGATATTCCAGCTTTTCTGCTCAATCTGGTCTCTGGTGTGGTCCAGTCCAAGGACGACTTGGATAAGAAAATTGCCCAGCATCTCAAAAAGGGCTGGACAGTGGATCGTCTGACGCTAGTAGAGAAAAATATCCTGCGTCTGGGTATCTTTGAGATTACAGAGTTTGACACACCACAGTTGGTAGCAGTCAACGAAGCCATTGAGCTTTCCAAGCAATTCTCTGACGAAAAGTCCAGTAAGTTCATTAATGGGATTTTGAGTCAATTTATCGTTGAATAA
- a CDS encoding Asp23/Gls24 family envelope stress response protein → MAAEQLGEIVIAPRVLEKIIAIATAKVEGVYSFANKSMSDSLSMRSLGRGVSLHTDETGDVTVDIYLYLEYGVSVPTVAVAIQKAVKSAVFDMAEVELSAVNIHVAGIVPEKAPKPDLKDLFDEDFLND, encoded by the coding sequence ATGGCAGCTGAACAATTAGGTGAAATCGTCATTGCGCCACGTGTTTTGGAAAAAATCATTGCCATTGCAACGGCAAAGGTAGAAGGTGTTTATTCCTTCGCAAATAAGAGTATGTCAGACAGTCTTTCTATGCGCTCACTCGGTCGCGGAGTATCGCTCCATACTGATGAGACAGGTGATGTGACTGTAGACATCTATCTGTATTTGGAATACGGTGTCAGCGTTCCAACTGTTGCAGTAGCAATCCAGAAGGCTGTAAAAAGTGCTGTTTTTGACATGGCTGAGGTAGAGCTGTCTGCTGTCAATATCCATGTGGCAGGCATTGTTCCAGAAAAGGCACCGAAGCCAGATTTGAAAGATCTATTTGATGAGGACTTCCTCAATGACTGA
- the efp gene encoding elongation factor P: MIEASKLKAGMTFETADGKLIRVLEASHHKPGKGNTIMRMKLRDVRTGSTFDTSYRPEEKFEQAIIETVPAQYLYQMDDTAYFMNTETYDQYEIPVVNVEEELKFILENSDVKIQFYGTEVIGVTVPTTVELVVTDTQPSIKGATVTGSGKPATLETGLVVNVPDFIEVGQKLIINTAEGTYVSRA, from the coding sequence ATGATTGAAGCAAGTAAGCTGAAAGCTGGAATGACCTTCGAAACAGCTGATGGAAAACTCATCCGAGTTTTGGAAGCGAGCCACCACAAACCAGGTAAGGGAAATACGATTATGCGTATGAAATTGCGTGACGTTCGTACTGGTTCTACATTTGACACAAGCTACCGCCCAGAAGAAAAATTTGAACAAGCCATTATTGAAACTGTTCCAGCTCAATACTTGTACCAAATGGATGACACTGCTTATTTCATGAATACTGAGACTTACGATCAATATGAAATTCCAGTAGTCAATGTAGAAGAAGAATTGAAATTCATCCTTGAAAACTCTGATGTGAAAATCCAGTTCTACGGAACAGAAGTGATTGGTGTGACAGTACCGACAACAGTTGAATTGGTCGTGACAGATACTCAGCCGTCTATCAAGGGAGCTACTGTTACCGGATCTGGTAAGCCAGCGACACTTGAGACAGGTCTTGTTGTCAACGTACCAGACTTCATCGAAGTTGGACAAAAATTAATCATCAATACTGCAGAAGGAACTTACGTTTCTCGCGCATAA
- a CDS encoding M24 family metallopeptidase gives MLSRVEKFEAALVQTDCDAVLVTNLKNIYYLTGFSGTEATVFISKKRRIFLTDARYTLIAKGVVQGFDIVETRDAIGEIVKIIADDKLQKIGFDDEISYAYFKMLESAFSAYELVPMTAFIENLRMIKDEQEIATIRKACQISDQAFLDVLDFIKPGETTELAVMNFLDARMRQLGASGASFDFIIASGYRSAMPHGVASDKVIQKGETLTMDFGCYYNHYVSDMTRTVHVGQVTDEERQIYDIVLRSNQALIEAAKAGLSRIDFDRIPRQIINDAGYGPYFSHGIGHGIGLDIHEIPYFGKSEEPIEAGMVLTDEPGIYLDGKYGVRIEDDLLITETGCEVLTLAPKELIVI, from the coding sequence ATGTTATCAAGAGTTGAGAAGTTTGAAGCAGCATTAGTTCAGACAGACTGCGATGCTGTTTTAGTAACCAATCTAAAAAATATTTACTATCTGACTGGTTTCAGCGGGACAGAAGCGACGGTTTTCATCAGTAAAAAGCGCCGAATTTTCCTGACGGATGCGCGCTATACACTGATTGCTAAGGGAGTAGTCCAAGGTTTTGATATTGTCGAAACGCGCGACGCGATTGGGGAGATTGTCAAGATTATTGCGGATGACAAGCTGCAAAAAATCGGTTTTGACGACGAGATTTCCTATGCCTACTTCAAAATGCTGGAAAGTGCCTTCTCAGCCTACGAGCTGGTTCCCATGACAGCCTTTATTGAAAATCTACGCATGATTAAAGATGAGCAAGAAATCGCGACCATTCGCAAGGCCTGTCAGATTTCGGATCAAGCTTTCCTAGATGTGCTGGATTTTATCAAGCCTGGTGAGACGACTGAGCTGGCTGTTATGAACTTTTTAGATGCCCGTATGCGCCAGCTAGGTGCTTCAGGTGCCTCTTTTGACTTCATCATCGCTTCGGGTTACCGCTCTGCTATGCCGCATGGTGTGGCTAGTGACAAGGTCATTCAAAAAGGGGAAACCCTGACCATGGACTTTGGCTGCTACTACAATCACTATGTCAGTGATATGACGCGGACTGTTCATGTGGGGCAGGTGACGGATGAGGAGCGGCAGATTTATGATATTGTCCTGCGCAGCAATCAAGCCCTGATAGAAGCAGCCAAGGCTGGGCTTAGCCGAATTGATTTTGACCGGATTCCGCGTCAGATTATTAACGATGCTGGCTACGGTCCTTACTTTAGCCACGGGATTGGCCACGGTATCGGCCTGGACATCCATGAGATTCCTTACTTCGGCAAGTCAGAAGAGCCGATTGAGGCCGGCATGGTCCTGACTGATGAGCCTGGTATTTATCTGGACGGCAAATACGGCGTCCGTATTGAAGATGATCTCCTCATCACAGAAACAGGCTGCGAAGTCCTAACTCTTGCGCCGAAAGAGTTGATTGTTATTTGA